AACCAGAcactgaaaaatatatacagcaAGGTAACTTAAGTTTGATGAATGCTGATGAGGATAATAACATGAGAAGAAGAGGGAATAGAAAAAAAAGGCACAGTCTAGATGATGGGTCTGAAAAGATGgttgaaaagaaaaatgtagCTAAGAAAAGTAGGAAGCAGAAACATGTGGAAAGTCTTGAGAATGAGGAGGAGGGCATGGGTGATGGAAGTGTTTTTGTGGTGTCCAGCGAAGAAGGTCAAGAACCTCTTGTTGAGATTGATGTTGATGTGATGGAAACAAATCCAGAAACATATCAAGACCAAGAACCTAATACCGTTGAAACTGCTGCAAAGAAGCATATTGCTAAGGTTAATGTAGATaagcaaaacaatgataatgcTCAGGATGAAAATTCGGAGACAGGTCTGAAACAGGATCATGATACCGCAGAAACTGCTGATTCAGACAATCAGAACCTTGATGTTTATGTCAAGAAGACAAAAGGGCATGGTAGAAAGAAGAAAAATCAGAAGCCTGTTGCTGAGACTGAAATAGACGTGGAAAATGAGGAAAATGTTAAGATTCGAAATCGAAAGAACAGGGATGTAGAATCCATGGATGAAAGAtgtgtttctaaaataaataataaaatgagcAAGAAAAAGATGAAGACAGATATAGTGATAGAAACTGATAGCTCATCTGAAGGCTTTGGGGCTAACTGCCCTGAAGACGTTAAGGATTCAGAAAAATTTAAATATGGAAAAGCAGACGAAGAGCAAAGTGATTCTGGTGATGTGACAATAATTGAAGAGACAATTAAGTCAGAGGTTGAAACAGAATCTACAGAAGAAGAAACTTCTATATACGCTCAAACTGACAATGACACCTCAAAGGTACcaattgatattatttataccgtgtagtttttaaacattacatgtatatacatctTAAACCTTTCacaactaaataaaaaaaaaatggaaattgatgtaatatatacatatgtatcaaAACACAACTTGGCATCCATATTAAACTGTTAGtgtccaaaataaaatattgaatttttttaacatttggccTGCAATCATTTTTTCAAAGGTTAAATACTTTGGGATTATGGAGGGCAATTGTAACCAAAATGTGGGGAAAAAAAGTATATTCCTTGCCTTGGGGAATTGTGCCTTATATTGGCCCCAAAAAATGTTGAAAGAAAGCCCTTTACCCTATGGTAATGTACACATTGTCAATACATTttcagggttctcaataagtttcagttgaaccgtctcaaatagtcaagtaaccgaccagcttttacttattctactgaaaattgatttagttttccaaatttgaaccggccctattgccatttTAACCGTCCATTTTtgccggcagccggttcttattgagaacactgcatTTTGTGGtaacatttatatacaatgaaTCATTAAATGTTGTCTCTTGTTTTCAGGCAGGTGTCTGTGACAGTGACGTGGAGACTCAACCACCTGAAAGCGAGGTAGGATCAGTTAATAACATACTCTCATGCTTagaatataaattaatagttCAAATGGACCTGTAGCGATATCTCACAAAATGGGATATATAGTgctgtgattttgtttttgttgttcattagttttcagtttaaaatcAACCTGACTGAATTGCTAAGGCCTAactaaacaaatgtttgttttggatAACCCTACCATACCTAATAAAAGCTGCCaactctttatttttttttaaataaactcaattttgtttaaacataattaacataaataacatcATTACTTTTTGACAgagaataaaacatataatattatcaacAGCCATATATCAGTGACATTTGTCAAAAGTTTGAAAGCACTGtttgcaagaaaatgaactTCACAAagtatatttggaaaaaaataaatctctACCTACCCTACCAAATAATTTTGGGGATGTTACCCTaagcaaacaaacatttttttaggcctgacaAGAGTGAACATCtgcatgtgtttttttgtatacatgtattttattttgaaactgcACTTTTTCTTCAATGACTACCGTGTATATGCATATCCAATCCATTTTAAATGCCAGGTCTCGGACTTGGAACTTCATCTGGAGACATCAACCATGGATGAAACAATGCAGGGAGATGGCTCCAACTTGGAACAGACTCAAGTTAGTTCACTTTATTTCTCAACAACTATAGTACTCTGACATGGAACAGCCTCTCTGAAGGCATCATGCTTGGAAGACAACAAGGAGAATGAAACAATGCAGTAAGGTGCTTATGACCTGTTTCAGTCGAAAGTTTGAGTTAGTTCACTATATTTCTCGACAGCTACTATACTCTGACATGGAAGTACATCTCTAAAAGCATCGGTGTCCGGTTAGTGCACTcccttctcacctaggcgacccgggttcgattcctggcctgggtgcatgtgagtttggtttgtggtcaccatgTAGGACAAGTGTgctttcccccacaacacaagaccacactctcgcgttaTTTTTAGAGTGCCAgctttttcatcaaaaaatataaacataaattgtcATAGCTATGCTTTCATCATAGTTGTGGAAAATGACATCAATTGTCAAACTTTCCAGATGGAGGAGGAAGATGTGATACAAGTTCTTGTTCATAAGTCTTCTTCACACAATAATGGTCCAACTACCGCCCGGCCAGTCACAACAGAGTCACAGGTACCAGAATATTTTTTCCAGTTTTGAGGGAAGGCTGTCTGTGCCCCTAAGGTGGAGAACTTTAGTGTTATTTTCCCATGTAATgggaatttgatttttttttgaagtatgtcacaaaatacaaaaatgtattatttatttaccaaTGTAAACTGTTCAAATGCAGAAACAACAATAAATGAGGCACAACTGAAAAAATGTCACagtattaattgttttttcgCTTAGTATTTCCTTTCCGGAACATATTTTGTGTGCTTAACTTGACAGGGGAAATCGGGCCCAAAAACAGACAACAAAGATGAGCTGGGtacacatttacattttggtgTAGAAAGTTGCACATGTTAAGAAACCTTTAGACAGTCTTAAGCTGTGTCATATCACAGATATTTTGTCTTCTTAAAGAATCTTAATCACTGTGGGCCATCTTATTAAAGAGTGTACAACAAATTATATGATCAAGAATTTTAGTCTCATATTCAATTACTTACCTTATCTGGCCAATAAAGATGCTAGTTTAGAAATAGATGGTTGTCCGGTAATCTCAGTGTTTAGTGCAcacgcttctcaccaaggtaACCTGGGCttgattcccggcttgggcgtaTCTAAgttggtcaccaagccagacaagtggctTTTCTCTGGTTTCcgccacaacacaagaccacactcttgtgATGTAACTTCTTCACAATagttgtaaaaaataaagtttcaacttaaatttatgttaattgttaaaaatttatgTTAATTGTTAAAGCTACTTATGTTATATGCCAGGTCAGCCcctgaatacatgtatatgatagctgataataattgaatataattttacgAAAAATTGCACATTTATTGATCAATAGATACTGATAGTTTTGTTTCTCagaactttttaaaaacatttcagcACTCTGGTGGTTTTGAGCCTGGCATAGAGGTAGAAGCTGGGCCCAGTTACTCCACAGCTGGGAACCAGCAGGAAGAACCAGAAGACCAAAGTGGAAGTAGTCAGGTACGTGTATTGGTATGACACTTACATAGAATTATGATCGCCCTGGAATATTCCCTACTTTGCTTAACAAAATGGTATATTGAATCCCAGTCCACATACATTGTTTTGTCCAGGGTTATCATGTGACAAGTAAATCCTTATTTAGTTAATCAGTTCTAAACACTTATATTGTCATGTCAGTTGGCATTcagttttgcttttttgttgaacTGTTCCTTTGTCTTTTCAGGCCGTGTAGTATGATTTTATCAGCCAGTTTAATgctataatttgtttttgtaccAAAACTTGTTGTCTATAACAAATGACCCTGATGTAAGTCTTGTGTTTGATTTCAGGGCAGCACAGTGGATGAACATGGAGAGCTGGTCAGACATTACAGGGCTGTCAGAAAGCAGGTGAGAGGATGGTATTATCTCTAGGTTACGATCTTTTGTATAAAAAGTAGACATGGTAACTTGAAAAGCTtcattttagataaaatattgttgtttttagattttttataaTCTGTAGGAAATACATAGGATGTCAGTTGTAGATTTTTACTCATAATTATCAAAGAAAACTTGTGGTTTACTTTTCtggtcaaaaaatgaaagtaattaataaaatattgttgtatttaaatttttCATAATCTGTGGGAAATTCATATGATAACGGTTGTAGGTTTTGACTCATAATTATCAAAGGAAACTTGCGGTTTACTTTACTGATTAAAAAAAGACAGTAATTAATCAGAATGTCAGCGTTCTGCCAAGAATTTGAAAATATGGTGTTCAGTGGCCCCTCAATCTTGAAAAatagtttccatttaaaaaatgataggtcatcaataaagtgaaacaatGGAGAATAAAGGTTATCTATCTACGTGTTAAAATACATGCCTTGTAATACTCCCAAACAGTTATAATCATAATTGGTAAATGCATTGCTTTTCTTGTGTTTtaaacaaagtgtttttttccttGAGTTAGTCTTTTCATCATACAACAACCAAGAAAAACCAACTACCGTTTTTGATCTGGTCTCACACTTCACAGACAGCTGGGTGACAAAGCTGAGTCCATAGACACCGAATTGTCATATAACTTGTATGGCGTAGGAACATTGTTGTTTAAGTAGAAGGGGATGTATGATGTATTGGAGAGTTATAAGTGTCATGTGGCTTTTTTGCGCCTAaggacaaaaataaaacttaagaatggtgtgatttttttctgatcAGCCATTGTGATTAGTACAACACGTAATGGAAGTACCAAAATAAGGATTGTCTGTATATAACCTACTTACGATGCTTCAGTCAATGAGAAACGGTTACATCTATGTGTTAAAAGTCACAAATTGTATTGACCTTATCGGACAGGCACTTGCAAACTTGTCAAAACCGCTATAGATAAACATGCATGCCGGTCAGCTCatctatacaaattattttatgcTATAAAGATGGTCTTGGCAGAGACTGTTTTGATTTATccttaacataattatgatgtGGTGAAAGTTTGCAATATTTATACTGAATACAGTactttggaaaatatttctccTACTTAATGTATTGTAAAGATAGCATTTCAGTAATGAAACACCCTTTTTCAGTATGTTTGACTTTTTCAACTTGCactcttttcttttttttatccCACATCAAATCTTATCATGATAATTATCATGTCAAACCTATAGTTTGTACATTTTTTGCCAACAGCCATATAAGAAGTATCACAACTATCGACTAGATGGTGAAGATCGAGCGGCATGTATGCACAGACTTGACTGGCAGTTTCAAATGTTTCGAGAAAAATTGCGAAAGGCCCAGCAATGTCTTCAGCCAAGGATGTTTTGGGAGGACTGGCCTACATCTATCAAGTCAGGGCCTCACCAAACTGGTAAGACCTGTGTCACAAATTGTGGCAAAACAAATGTGGTACCAGTAATGGAAATGTCAATTTAAGTGTTATGGTTGGAATTAGTAACCCAATGTCTTAagcaaatacagtaaaactgcgatcgctcgaggtcgccagggaccgagccaaaacctcgagggaaccgatgtttcgaaggacccgattttcaattttccagtttgatatgaaatatctttcagtgtattttaattttgaagtcgtcaaacagactgtttactaagacactgattatgtgttgcgttgtggaaatcgctaatatattcaaaggttgacgtaaaacgcaaaagaaaaaacaataaatgaataaatagaaatgtttattttaacaaaaaagcacattttcgtaacaagcaacatttgaatgacagtacatattgtggcaTTGGTCggatttaagtttcgcaaaatcaaggattgttgattggcgTATCTTGTCGGTTTTgcgaaactgttcaatcgtaATGTGACGTGACAGCGTACAGAGCGTCTGAAGATCACGGTCAGCATCGGCAGTGAATTGAAAGAACTTTCTGACCACAGCTAAAGcgttaacttctcgtcattaacttctcataattatcatctcaaatgcccatatcaactaatatcggtcatgcgttaacagtgaaaaacgggttttcacaccttatcaaattgcctttcaactgtcattcgttcgggaaaaagtgtgaaattatgtcctcgaggaagccataaggttttgtgcacgatttgtgtacttggggccgaggatattgctcgactgctcgacataattaggtttcgatgcagcgtgggtatattttatatgaaaatagaaggaaaaaagttcgggaccaagctccgacctcgagggaacgccggttctcgaacgaccgcttgttcgaacggCCGCAGTTTTACTTTACTGTTTTTTTGAGAATTGACCTACTCTGTCAAGTCAGGCCCAGAAACTATGGAGTGGGAATAATATTcagaattaaaacattttagagCTGTTAATGGAGGGAAAGGGCTGCTTCTTTTCAAAGATTCCCACCAATAATAAGTTTCACCATTTTTGAAGAAGAAATGATAAGTTCTAGACCTACGAgggttgatccagaattacgtggacttttttaataattctaaTATTGTTGCACATAGAACTAAGAAAattcacatacaatacatatgaCATATCTAGTATAATTCCTGAAATTTTCAgaacaatacatgttttttttgctgAATTATAATGACATATGGTTAAACTCGACCGGCGCAGTCCTATGACGTTAGTGACGTTGCGCTCATAAAGCGTCACATTTTTTCGATGTATTTCCCACCAACACTGACACACTTTCATGGCGCATAATCCACTGCGTATAATCATTCGAATACCACTCTCTGCAAAACGTGGATATCGCGTTATGCACATTAACTTGCAGTTGATGGAATGAATGAAAACGATGTCATCTAAGCTGACTCTTGATTTCTGGGAATACCGGCACAATCTATTGGCGCAAGATCTGGCGACTGTGGTCTTCAAGTCCAACAACCGAGGGACCCATCTCGCACAAACCTTATGCATGCCTAAATCGTCTGTTAAAATCCTTTGCACACCTCCGTACCCCGCCCCGACGACGCTCGTCACATCACGGACTGTCGAACGGTGATCCCCCTCGAAGATGTTCTTCACCGACGTCATTAACGTCATGCCCTCGTCTTCTTCCGTCCTCTTCCCTTATCGTCTTCTATGGAATCTTACCCTTCTCTAAAACGTTAATGCCAGTTGAATGCTAATGAACGGCACACAGGTTACTTCAATTTCGCCTCAGCCATCATTTCCATAGTCTGTGCCAGTGTTTTCCCCAATCCAACGCAAAACTTTATCTCCGCTCGGGCTTCTACCCAGAACAAAACGACTTAAAAACGGATATGACATCAGAAATTTGAACAGTATATAAGTAAGACGTCAGCGTAATATGTGACGTAATTTGGCGGAATTTTGTAGATAAACGTGGAAGAAAAGCGTGTCGTAAAAGATACATAAAAAGTTTGTAAACGTAAATTTTAGACGGTGCGCCGACCGTGCGTTTCTGTTATTTAAAAACCcgtaatttttcaaaactcattAAATTTACAAACCTAAAATTCATATCGTCTATGTAGAACACTTTGAATAAGATATTCATgaatttttaattgatttagacgataaatatagaaaatatgttagaagtccacgtaattctggatcacCCCTCGTACATAACAAAGAATTATCCTTTAATATGCGAAGCAAATCAAGCCTTTTCACTCTTTGAGATATTTGTGATGTTATGACGTGTAACTAAATGCAAACACAGATAATCATTGGAATTAGTATCCACATGTGAGAATCTTGTAAATATATTCTGAAGTTTCTTACATCAGGATTAAGCTCAGCCCACTGTTCGTTTGTGGTATACATTGTGTTATTTACTCCTTTTGGAAAAGTTTTAAGACTTTAAAAGGAGCCTATTTTAAAGGTGATCGCCATGAaactattttcttatatataataatgaaggcaattttttgctatttcaggCACATTGGACCACCTGGCTCGTGGAAAACCAATGTTGAATTCAAACTTGTCTGATGAAGAAGGTACTTCAACAGAAACTATGTTTAACCCTCAAAAACGGCAGACCAGAGGTCAGCGAGTCAAACCAGACGTGTTCTCAATGGATGTATCAGATGGTGAAGATTTTGAAAGTCTGACTGCAAATTTTAAAAGGCGAAGGAACATGAAAAAAGCGGAAGAAACTGCAGTTGTTGAGGATGATGATTTACCAGAATTGGTTGTGGAAAATGAGGGTAATTTATTGGGTTGGAATAAGTCCGCTACAAGGAAGAAAAACATAATGGAGGAGGAAACTCAAGAGTATGAAATGGAAGCTGATAAAGAGAATAAAGAGTCACATGGTGGGAGACACTCACAGCTGAATAATGGTATAAAAACTGGCAAAACTTCGGAATATATTAAACTTGGTCAGCCTTTAGATCATCCAATGAGGAGTGTCAGGGGCCGGGGTCTAACTCGGGGGGTCAGTGTACCAATAGTAGCAAGGGTTGGAACAAGACAAAATGCGGGTAGAGTTTTAGTAGAAGAAACGCAAGatatggatgatgatgatgctcaACTTCAGGAAGCCATTCGAAGGTCAAAGGCGGAAATAGTTATCCAAGAAACACAGTTTCAGGACTCGCAATTTCAGGAGAACGATACTGATTTTCTTGATGTGAAAGAGTCTGCTACAGGgcaaatatttggaaataataTGCAGAAGGCTAAGTTGGCTCATTATTCTATACCAAAGTTTGGTCATACTAGAAATCATGAAAAAGTGGAGAAGACTGGAACTGCTGTGACAGATGGGGAGAAAGACTGGGTTCAAGAAAAAGGTGTTGAAAGTAATGAGGGTTATAATGAGAAGAGTAAAGTACAAGGGGTCAAAACTATAGGAAATCAGAAGAGGGGCAGGAAGAAGAAAGTTCAGGGAGAACCTCTTGTTTTAGAGACACAGGATATCGATGGTGAAAGTTCTGGCAAGAGAAGATcaagaataaaaagaaaaactttCAAGCTTAATAGCGAATCTTCCGGAAATTCGGAAGAGGAAAGTGTACCTGAAACTCAAGAATTTGACATGGACGACATATCAGAAATGTCTGGTGCTAGTGGAAATCAGATTGGTAAAACTGGGCTGAAGG
The Mya arenaria isolate MELC-2E11 chromosome 12, ASM2691426v1 DNA segment above includes these coding regions:
- the LOC128211504 gene encoding uncharacterized protein LOC128211504 isoform X3, yielding MDQDNDIEIFDDVPQTGRKNRLGRKPRAVQSKAAAKTVPVDPGSKEQEVSEDDRKLMEAGFPPGGLGAEERSQILLVLKKSMVEVGQSCSNNHQRNKFADTEGENNLVNEPDTVNEPDTEKYIQQGNLSLMNADEDNNMRRRGNRKKRHSLDDGSEKMVEKKNVAKKSRKQKHVESLENEEEGMGDGSVFVVSSEEGQEPLVEIDVDVMETNPETYQDQEPNTVETAAKKHIAKVNVDKQNNDNAQDENSETGLKQDHDTAETADSDNQNLDVYVKKTKGHGRKKKNQKPVAETEIDVENEENVKIRNRKNRDVESMDERCVSKINNKMSKKKMKTDIVIETDSSSEGFGANCPEDVKDSEKFKYGKADEEQSDSGDVTIIEETIKSEVETESTEEETSIYAQTDNDTSKAGVCDSDVETQPPESEVSDLELHLETSTMDETMQGDGSNLEQTQMEEEDVIQVLVHKSSSHNNGPTTARPVTTESQHSGGFEPGIEVEAGPSYSTAGNQQEEPEDQSGSSQGSTVDEHGELVRHYRAVRKQPYKKYHNYRLDGEDRAACMHRLDWQFQMFREKLRKAQQCLQPRMFWEDWPTSIKSGPHQTGTLDHLARGKPMLNSNLSDEEGTSTETMFNPQKRQTRGQRVKPDVFSMDVSDGEDFESLTANFKRRRNMKKAEETAVVEDDDLPELVVENEGNLLGWNKSATRKKNIMEEETQEYEMEADKENKESHGGRHSQLNNGIKTGKTSEYIKLGQPLDHPMRSVRGRGLTRGVSVPIVARVGTRQNAGRVLVEETQDMDDDDAQLQEAIRRSKAEIVIQETQFQDSQFQENDTDFLDVKESATGQIFGNNMQKAKLAHYSIPKFGHTRNHEKVEKTGTAVTDGEKDWVQEKGVESNEGYNEKSKVQGVKTIGNQKRGRKKKVQGEPLVLETQDIDGESSGKRRSRIKRKTFKLNSESSGNSEEESVPETQEFDMDDISEMSGASGNQIGKTGLKEHDVGKTEPVSHSVQHGKGYTLVTFLGAVKSKAKALKDYISPSKPGEENGPCDLKRKADGDEEAEGSQSPVLKTKKKKRLGNPASLRLRPAFEEDDESNDKEIGHGNIGSDERCMDWGLTSGGRRFVSRPESHDNDSRASDDVSVSSSSQRSGAMLDDHGYLYSTQIAEIRKRTGRSVKARGKKVEDLVKEKEDEKIQAILSLDESDDEQDQNMFKYLGNTYSRKGNRYGKKELTGWKTEQFPPDTNNEGRTDYRNCTSTADLDLDINQSGNRLPSLDLTFGERAFQWEEAEGSTPARHAPRMEPEVKQASHSQDEPKTMCPLCSMEFFTRVIEEHAATCDGTPIEGNEVGSQGDRGGQVTAADSTSVLEDVEAEVINGMMVCIICDRRYPEQEFKEHFQECCEQAKAQQAGIEAQGYQQAVEPTTVEPRTTRAKIRNDENSPTTRNRQGVNTPATRNRCVENSPAARARTTKRLSPTNTVSSHTTPVKSDSPVSIEIDDNSDPEECENPYPRMPPAREAVGRRLVMKPGGPRTGQLVLQVRGTNNRSDMTARAASVKKQTGRSSTEGYITATTDSDGSDINSSSAGSESDSSSGDNITLSTLARTGSSSLITGPWNKPLQNSRIVNQSSDGCVPIPDWVKKGVHSPIKSFVPISQQEDSEYFARQFKYKKENVEKRMNKRKRSQGQKKKPRKRRKVQRKRKKPK